The Vescimonas coprocola genome includes a window with the following:
- a CDS encoding SDR family NAD(P)-dependent oxidoreductase encodes MSMNIRFDNKVAVVTGGTAGIGLACAQLFAQLGAKVAICGTNPTKLAAALEELKAQGITAFGETCDVSDGESLKGFARHAEEALGGLDIWVSNAGVYPQYSIIDTPENVWDKTVDTNMKSVYLGARIAYEAMKDKGGVMLLASSFAAVFPSVGSGVYAATKSAVKSMVNTLAAELAPYGIRVNGYIPGVIDTDMTHALTVSNGEAMKSAIAMQTFGEPMDVAWALAFLASDYARYITGTTLEISGGKMGVQNPAKAWKDKETRA; translated from the coding sequence ATGAGCATGAACATCCGTTTTGACAACAAGGTGGCCGTCGTCACCGGCGGTACCGCCGGCATCGGCTTGGCCTGCGCCCAGCTGTTCGCCCAGCTGGGGGCCAAGGTGGCCATCTGCGGCACCAATCCCACGAAGCTGGCTGCAGCGCTGGAGGAACTGAAGGCGCAGGGCATCACCGCCTTCGGCGAGACCTGCGACGTGTCCGACGGAGAGTCCCTGAAGGGCTTTGCCCGCCACGCCGAGGAAGCACTGGGCGGGCTGGACATCTGGGTCAGCAACGCCGGTGTCTATCCCCAGTACAGCATCATCGACACCCCGGAGAACGTCTGGGACAAGACGGTGGACACCAACATGAAGTCGGTGTATCTGGGCGCACGCATTGCGTATGAGGCCATGAAGGATAAGGGCGGCGTCATGCTGCTGGCCTCCTCCTTTGCGGCGGTGTTCCCCTCCGTGGGCAGCGGCGTGTATGCCGCCACCAAGTCCGCCGTAAAGTCCATGGTGAACACGCTGGCAGCGGAGCTGGCCCCCTACGGCATCCGGGTCAACGGGTATATCCCCGGCGTCATCGATACGGACATGACCCACGCACTTACCGTCAGCAACGGCGAGGCCATGAAGAGCGCCATCGCCATGCAGACCTTCGGTGAGCCCATGGATGTGGCGTGGGCGCTGGCGTTTCTGGCATCGGACTATGCCCGCTATATCACCGGCACCACGCTGGAGATCAGCGGCGGCAAGATGGGCGTGCAGAACCCCGCCAAGGCGTGGAAGGATAAGGAAACCAGAGCGTAA
- a CDS encoding IclR family transcriptional regulator, whose translation MATTKTIQSVERAFSILEYLQQCGGGERSVKEIADALELNKSTAFGLINTLTTLGYLQQNADNQKYVLSLKLLSFSNTIKVQNSIIRTVHPYLEQISLKYGEIAHCGVAQGDSVIYVDKVESSRSLSINTQIGTKNYLHCTGVGKCILAYMPEDEQQHILAGPLKALTFNTIVDPRQLQVELRHIRADGYAMDNEEVEVGLSCVAVPVFSAPGQVSCSISISGMTPRVRTALRGGLLDDLRQASADISRSLYGYQPADDLL comes from the coding sequence ATGGCAACCACAAAAACCATCCAGTCGGTGGAGCGGGCCTTCTCCATTCTGGAATACCTTCAACAGTGCGGTGGCGGAGAGCGCAGCGTCAAGGAGATCGCTGATGCACTGGAGCTGAACAAGAGTACCGCCTTCGGCCTCATCAACACCCTGACCACGCTGGGCTACCTGCAGCAGAACGCAGATAACCAGAAGTATGTGCTGAGCCTGAAGCTGCTGAGCTTCTCCAACACCATCAAGGTCCAGAACAGCATCATCCGCACCGTCCACCCCTATCTGGAGCAGATCAGCCTGAAATACGGCGAGATCGCCCACTGCGGCGTGGCTCAAGGGGACAGCGTCATCTATGTGGACAAGGTGGAGTCCAGCCGGTCGCTGTCTATCAACACCCAGATCGGCACCAAGAACTACCTCCACTGCACCGGCGTGGGCAAGTGTATTCTGGCCTATATGCCGGAGGATGAGCAGCAGCACATCCTCGCCGGACCGCTGAAGGCACTGACCTTCAACACCATTGTGGACCCCCGTCAGCTTCAGGTGGAGCTGCGGCACATCCGGGCCGACGGCTACGCCATGGACAACGAGGAGGTGGAGGTGGGTCTGTCCTGCGTGGCAGTGCCGGTGTTCTCCGCACCGGGGCAGGTCTCCTGCTCCATCAGCATCTCCGGCATGACCCCCCGTGTCCGCACCGCCCTGCGGGGTGGACTGCTGGACGATCTGAGGCAGGCCTCCGCCGACATCTCCCGCAGTCTTTACGGCTATCAGCCCGCCGATGACCTCCTGTAA
- a CDS encoding SDR family NAD(P)-dependent oxidoreductase, with translation MNVQNKVIVITGGAGGIGSAQAKLLARNGAEVWILDLVQEKIDQLVEELKRQGGKAHGAVADVTSEEEWKTIVERIVSESGRLDVVVNNAGINIRKPIEEMVKDEWMRMMEVNTASVFLATKYVLPVMRKQGGGAIINTSSICGLIGHMNTPEAYTATKGAITLLTKSVAARYGKDNIRCNSIHPATVDTPFVAALMADPVKKQARLNEIPLGRLTSVEDVANAVLYLASDEASFLNGVNLPIDGGVTCY, from the coding sequence ATGAACGTACAGAATAAGGTCATCGTTATCACCGGCGGTGCAGGCGGCATCGGCTCGGCACAGGCGAAGCTGCTGGCCCGGAATGGGGCCGAGGTCTGGATCCTGGATCTGGTGCAGGAGAAGATCGACCAGCTGGTGGAGGAGCTGAAGCGTCAGGGCGGCAAGGCCCACGGCGCCGTGGCGGATGTCACCAGCGAGGAGGAGTGGAAGACCATCGTAGAGCGCATCGTCTCCGAGAGCGGGAGGCTGGATGTGGTGGTGAACAACGCCGGCATCAACATCCGCAAGCCCATCGAGGAAATGGTGAAGGACGAGTGGATGAGGATGATGGAGGTCAATACCGCCAGCGTCTTTCTGGCCACCAAGTATGTTCTGCCGGTGATGCGGAAGCAGGGGGGTGGCGCTATCATCAATACCTCCTCCATCTGCGGCCTCATCGGCCACATGAACACTCCGGAGGCCTACACGGCCACCAAGGGCGCTATCACCCTGCTGACCAAGTCTGTGGCAGCCCGGTATGGCAAGGACAACATCCGCTGCAACTCCATCCATCCCGCCACCGTGGACACGCCCTTTGTGGCGGCTTTGATGGCGGACCCGGTGAAGAAGCAGGCCCGGCTCAACGAGATCCCGCTGGGCCGCCTGACCTCCGTGGAGGATGTGGCCAATGCGGTGCTGTATCTGGCCAGCGACGAGGCGTCCTTCCTCAACGGCGTGAACCTGCCCATCGACGGCGGCGTGACGTGCTATTAA